The genomic DNA CATACTGTCGTCCGTCAGCCCGGGCGCAGAAGTCCTGGCGGACGGCAACATCCACATCTATGGCGGGCTCTACGGGCGTGCGCTGGCCGGCGTGCGCGGCGATACCGGGGCCCGGATTTTCTGCATGGGATTCAACGCCGAACTGGTAACCGTGGCCGGGACGTACCTGGTCAATGAGCAGTTCGACAAGGCGTATCTGGGGCAGGCGGTGCAGGTGCTGCGCGACGGTGAAGAGCTGCGCATCCGGCCGCTGCCCGGAGTCAATGGCGGCCGCTAGCGCGGCCCGTAACCGGCGTGTCGTGCGCCGGACGACGCAGTCGAGGAGGTGAAGAGTGGCAAAGATCGTCGTGGTGACCTCCGGGAAGGGGGGCGTCGGCAAGACAACGACCAGCGCCGCGCTGGCGACGGGGCTGGCACGTGCCGGGCACCGCACGGCAGTGGTGGATTTCGACGTGGGGCTGCGCAACCTGGATCTGATCATGGGTTGCGAGCGCCGCGTGGTGTATGACTTCGTCAACGTGATCAACGGTGACGCCAACCTCAACCAGGCCCTGATCCGGGACAAGCGCGTGGAGGGGCTCTACGTGCTGGCCGCGTCGCAGACCCGGGACAAGGATGCGCTCACCCAGGAGGGTGTCGAGCGGGTACTGGATGAACTCAGCAACGATTTCGACTACGTGGTCTGCGACTCGCCCGCCGGTATCGAGCGGGGCGCGCTGATGGCCATGTATTTCGCCGACGACGCCATCGTGGTGACCAACCCGGAGGTTTCGTCGGTGCGGGACTCGGACCGGGTGCTGGGCATTCTTGCCAGCAAGACCCGCCGCGCGGAGCAGGGCAAGGATCCGGTGCGCGAGCACCTGCTGCTCAGCCGCTACGCG from Aquisalimonas asiatica includes the following:
- the minD gene encoding septum site-determining protein MinD; the protein is MAKIVVVTSGKGGVGKTTTSAALATGLARAGHRTAVVDFDVGLRNLDLIMGCERRVVYDFVNVINGDANLNQALIRDKRVEGLYVLAASQTRDKDALTQEGVERVLDELSNDFDYVVCDSPAGIERGALMAMYFADDAIVVTNPEVSSVRDSDRVLGILASKTRRAEQGKDPVREHLLLSRYAPDRVSKGEMLSLEDVGEILSIDLLGVIPESQAVLNASNAGVPVILEDDSDAGQAYADAVDRFLGQERPLRFVDMPKKGFFGRLFGS